One Palaemon carinicauda isolate YSFRI2023 chromosome 5, ASM3689809v2, whole genome shotgun sequence DNA window includes the following coding sequences:
- the LOC137641212 gene encoding uncharacterized protein — protein MSIVKQLVLETISKVSISVLAGHHIYVDGSVQADGNAACAMFSPTLESSEGGWDGRRLPNSSSSTYCELQGIWDAVTLLVRRNVNGLVICDSKFALQALTSSRPSCGRVVRDILCQLTAAYNASLVLSFMWMPSDIGLAGNDMVDSLAKAACMLDLDGRNVEPSLRCLKHRIYSAAFVCTVQRKDAERGTTVSIQRHDNFLRSRHKYRQSGLLVCRHTVVNARKRLGYRLVWQVGQTLDIPYSTSCKLCNFANVNNLEHYCLHCPTVRNLLPQGQNLLQTCQYLLKNNHLDVNLTSHPRFELSVAVFVIMEYDLIYVIFVTDILTI, from the exons ATGAGCATAGTTAAG cagctggttttggaaacaatatccaaagtgtcaatttcagttcttgcaggacaccacatctacgttgacggctcagtacaggcagatggaaaTGCAGCTTGTGCTATGTTTTCCCCCACTTTAGAATCTTCTGAGGGTGGGTGGgatggtcgcaggttgccaaactcatccagttccacttattgcgaacttcaaggtatatgggatgcagtaactctacttgttagaagaaatgtgaatggattggtgatctgtgactccaaatttgcactccaggcactgacatcttctaggcccagctgtggccgtgttgtgcgagacatattgtgtcaactcactgctgcttacaatgcgtcgcttgtcttgtccttcatgtggatgccctccgatattgggcttgctgggaatgacatggtggacagtcttgctaaagcagCCTGCATGCTGGACCTTGATGGCAGAAAtgttgagccctcacttcgctgccttaaacatagaatatattcagcagcttttgtcTGTACAGTACAGCGTaaggatgcagagaggggcactactGTTTCCATACAACGTCATGATAACTTTCTGCggagccgtcacaagtaccggcaAAGTGGACTCTTGGTGTGTAGGCATACTGTCGTAAATGCCAGGAAAAGGTTGGGATATCGTcttgtgtggcaggttggacagacactagatataccatactccacctcatgtaaactgtgtaacttTGCTAATgtcaataaccttgaacactactgccttcattgccccactgtcaggaatctgttaccccaaggacaaaatttacttcaaacctgccaaTATTTACTCAAAAATAACCACCTAGACGTAAATTTGACCAGTCATCCACGCTTTGAACTGTCTGTTGCAGTttttgtgataatggaatacgatctcatatatgttatttttgtaactgatatactgacGATTTAA